One genomic segment of Centropristis striata isolate RG_2023a ecotype Rhode Island chromosome 13, C.striata_1.0, whole genome shotgun sequence includes these proteins:
- the nme4 gene encoding nucleoside diphosphate kinase, mitochondrial gives MVLLPRCVFNRFLQQFNSGNQEKATKSLLSAGFPSALLAGHRSKATAVPDVRERTLIAVKPDGVQRRLVGQIIQRFERRGFKLVGLKMLQVSDTLLSQHYTELRTKPFYPRLLQYMTSGPVVVMVWEGHKVVQASRTMVGHTNPVEAQAGTVRGDFSFHVSRNVVHASDSLEGAQREIQLWFQKKELLNWECCDQTFTCEV, from the exons ATGGTCCTGCTGCCGCGCTGCGTTTTTAACAGATTCCTCCAGCAGTTTAACTCAGGGAATCAAGAAAAAGCCACTAAAAGTCTGCTGTCAGCTGGCTTCCCCTCTGCGCTGCTGGCTGGACACAGGAGCAAAGCAA CTGCTGTTCCAGATGTAAGGGAGCGGACTCTTATTGCTGTGAAGCCTGATGGAGTTCAACGTCGTCTTGTAGGACAAATAATCCAGCGTTTTGAGCGGCGGGGCTTCAAGCTGGTCGGCCTGAAGATGTTGCAG GTGTCCGACACTCTCCTGTCTCAGCACTACACTGAACTGAGGACGAAGCCTTTCTATCCAAGGCTGCTGCAGTACATGACCTCAGGGCCTGTTGTTGTCATG GTATGGGAGGGGCATAAAGTGGTCCAGGCGTCACGTACCATGGTGGGACACACTAACCCAGTGGAGGCCCAGGCAGGCACAGTCAGAGGAGACTTCAGCTTTCATGTCAGCAG GAATGTGGTTCATGCCAGTGATTCTCTGGAGGGAGCACAGAGGGAGATCCAGCTGTGGTTCCAGAAAAAGGAGCTTCTGAACTGGGAGTGCTGTGACCAGACCTTTACCTGTGAGGTGTGA